Part of the Sodalinema gerasimenkoae IPPAS B-353 genome is shown below.
AGTTTTGCTGAACAAACTGAGGACCTAAACAATTAGCCGTCTCTCGGAAATCCCGGTCATTGATGACTCGTTCCATCGCAGCCACTAAAGCCTCAATATCGGGACTAAAGATGAGTCGTTGTTCGCTACAAATCTCTTGCCAAATTTGCTTAGCCGGAACCCTTATGGCAAAAGAGGATTGAGTAAAATCATCCGTAGGACCGCCAGCGGTGCAAATGACGGGAATCCCACAGGCGATCGCCTCTAACACCGGTAAATTAAACCCCTCAGCTAAATAGGGCGAAATATAAGCATCTGCGGCTTGATAGAGTTGGACAACCTCTGCAAACGATAAGTCTTGTCCGATATAGGCTAAATTCGCTGAGACGCGATCGCGTTCCTGGGGCGTTAATACCTCATCTAACGCCAATTGGACATAGGTTTCTGACCCATATAACCCCGTGCTTCCCTTCAACACTAACCGCGCCTGGGGATGACGCTGAACCACCTGGGCAAAGGCTTTCAGTAACGGGCGAATCCCTTTGCGGGGATGCTGAGAACTAACATTGAGGAAAACAAACTGATCCTCAATCCCCAAGCGACGACGCAACCCTTGCCGTTCCTCTCCACCTAGGGGATAACAGACTTGAGGATTCACCCCCAAGGGAACAACCCGAATACGATTAGCATCGGCGCCACTATTAATAAACCCCTGGCGAGACCAATTGGAGGAGGTGAGAATCGTCGCCTCACTCTGGCGATGAACCTTGCCAAAATCCGACACCCCCATACATTGCACCATTGCATTATGGACCTTGCCATATTCCGTCAAACCAAACACCACCAGATGGCGGGAATGGTTCGACGGGGAAAAGTCGAAGGGCATGTGCATCCGCAAGACGGCTTCACTTTGGAGAGAGTCTGGCGGTTCAGGAATCCTTTGTAAACGGGCTTCTTCTTCAGGAGATAGGAGTCCCCTGGCGGCGTGCCAATCCTGCAAATAGGGCATTTCCCGATGGTACAGTTGCACATCGGGGCGGTTGAGAAGTTCCAGGAGTTGGAACTGGTTGACGACGGCGTAGGATTGAGAAATAAACCGCCAACCTTCGACAATTAGGCGCATAAGGAGTTTAGCGACGGGTGGCGCGACGCATGGCCGTCACCACTTGGGCCTCGGCAAAGACGCCATCGCCCTGAACTTCTGGGAAGGCGGGGAAGATTTCCACTTTCAAAATGCGATCAAAGCGAATGGTGACGCTACGATCATAAAGATGGAAGGTCAGAAGCGGTGACTCGGTGGCCAGTTGCAGTTGTTGATACACCTGTTGCGCTGTGAGGGGAACGCTAAAGGATTCCTCGCTGCCATTTTCGTAATGGAAGGTGATTTGGGTTTCAGTATAGTCACTTTGCATGGATTGTCTCCTGAACAACAAGGTTATGGGATGTCATGAAGGTCCGGGGGGAGTTGACTCATTTTCTCTAAGTCCAACACCTCCGCTAACTTGGCTTCAGGCATTAATTCCTTTTCTAACACCAGTTCCCGTAAGGATTTGCCAGTATCGAGGGACTCCTTGGCGATCGCGGCGGCGTTGAGATAGCCAATGTGAGGGTTAAGGGCGGTGACCAGGGCCAAACTGCCTTCAGCATAGCCCAGACAGCGATCTCGGTTGGCGGTGATGCCTGCTAGACAACGACGGTTGAGGGCGTCGAGGGTGTTCCCAAGAATTTCAATGCTATGAATGAAGTCATAGGCCACCAGGGGCATCATGACATTTAATTCTAATTGTCCCGCTTGGGCGCACAGGGCGATCGCCTGATCCAATCCCATCACCTGAAAACATACCATAGAGGTCATCTCCGCCATCACAGGGTTATATTTCCCCGGCATAATCGAAGACCCCGGTTGAACAGGGGGAAGTTGAATCTCTTTTAAGCCCGTTTTAGGGCCCGAATCCATCAGGCGCAAGTCATGGGAGATTTTCACTAAATCCTGGGCCAGATTGCGTAAACTCCCAGATACGGCGACGAAGGGAGATAAACTCTGCATGGCCGCCATCAGATGGGGGGCGCTTTTTAGGGGTTGTCCGATATACTCCCCGAGGAGTTCAGCGCAACGGAAGCGGTAACGAGGATGGGTGTTGAGGCCCGTTCCCGAGGCGCTTCCTCCTAATCCCAAGCTGTGTAAGTCTTCGCTGGCGTAACGGATGCGTCGTAAATGGTCATTGAGAATGACGGCCCAGGCCCGGACATCTTCTCCGAGTCGTACCGGAACCGCATCCTGCATATGGGTGCGTCCAGATTTCACCACATCTTGAAATTCCTCGGCCTTGCGGTTAAGGGTGGCGATGGTAGCGTCCAAGGCGGGGAAGAATTGACGATGTAGGGCCAGGAGTCCCCCAATACGGATAGCGGTGGGGATGACATCGTTGGTAGACTGACCATAGTTGACATGGTCGTTGGGGCTAACTTTGCCATAGCTGCCTTTCTCCTCTCCCAGAAGTTCTAAGGCCCGATTGGCGAGAACTTCGTTGACGTTCATGTGGTGGGAGGTTCCGGCCCCGGCTTGGTAGATATCCACCACAAACTGATCCCGCAGTTGTCCGGCGAGAACTTCATCGGCGGCTTCGATAATGGCTTCGGAGATGTCGGCGGGGATGCAGTCGAGTTCCCGGTTGGCCGTGGCGGTGGCTTTTTTGATGAGAACACAGGCCTCGATGTAGGTGGGGAGAGGCCGATGTCCGCTGATGGGGAAGTTTTCGATCGCCCTAAGGGTCTGAATCCCATAGTAGGCGTTGGCGGGGATCTGGCGATCGCCCATGGAGTCGGTTTCGATGCGATACTCTGTCATCTGGCTTGGTTCGGGCTTGTGTTGGGCTTGGTTTATAGGAGGCCTGGAATTATTTTGCCATGTTGCCGGGCGATCGCAAGGGCGATAATGGACAGATAGGCCCAACCAACTGGGTTTTCACGTTCTCTGGAGTTTAGATCAATGGTACAGGTTCAACCCCGATTGTTTGAGAGTTTTGAAGACTATCTCGTTTATAGTGAGTCCCTAGAAGGCTTTTATGAGTTATATAACGGTCAGCTAGTCAAGATGCCCCCCGAATCTGGTGTAAATGTTCAAATTGCTAACCGTCTCCTCCTCCACTTTGCCGGCTTGGTTGGCATTGATCGAGTCCGTGGCCAAGGGTTAGAGATTGAAGTCCAGGGAGAACCGAGAAATCGCTATCCTGATTTGACGATTCTGCGAGAAGAACATATCGAACAACTGGCCCGACGGAATACGGTGCGATTGTCGATGAATCCGCCGTTATTAGTGGTTGAGGTGGTTAGTCCGGGGGAGGTACAACGGCAGCGAGATTATGTCGCTAAACGCTTTCAGTATCAAAGTTGTGGCATCCCGGAATATTGGCTGGTTGACCCAGAATCTGAAACTGTTTTGGTTTTGGGGTTACAAGAAGGGTCTTATCAAGAGATAGGAACATTTTTCGGAGATACTCCCATTCAATCGCTCACGATGACTGACCTAGATTTAACGGCAGGTCAAGTTTTTTTAGGCTAATCCCTCAGAAGCTGTCTGGGGAAGACCATTTACATTGATTTACGATAATAATGACCTTAGAGGATAGTCGATTAACACCCTATTTGGAAGCCCGCTGGGAAAATTATTGGCTTTGCTACAAGGAAGGGAAGCGATGTTTTGATCGAGAACATTATACCGCCGCCTTAGCTTGCTTTAACAGGGCTATTCTGGTTCGTCCTCATGATTACTGGGCGCTCTATCATCGCGCGAATACATTAGTTGAGCTGGGAGAGTTTGAGCAGGCCATTGATAGCTTTGATAAAGCCCTTGACAAGCGCCCCCGAGATTATTGGTCTTGGTATAATCGCGGAATTGTTTTGTCGGAAGAGATGGGGGAATTTGAGCGGGCGATCGCCAGTTTTGATAAGGCCCTGCGTTTACGGCCTCATGATTACTGGGCTTGGTTTCGGCGCGGGGATGCCTTGCGCTATTTACAGGAATATCGCGCCGCACTGTCCTGCTATGAAGAAGCGTTAGATAATCGCCCGAGTGATTTTTGGAGTTGGTTCCGTAAAGGGGATTGTTTACGGCATCTGGAGGAATTTGAAGAGGCAGAAATTGCCTATCGAGAAGCCTTGAAGAGCGAACCCGATGATTTTGATACCCGCTATAAATTGGCAGAACTGTACCGTCTTCAGGGAGAGTA
Proteins encoded:
- a CDS encoding glycosyltransferase; its protein translation is MRLIVEGWRFISQSYAVVNQFQLLELLNRPDVQLYHREMPYLQDWHAARGLLSPEEEARLQRIPEPPDSLQSEAVLRMHMPFDFSPSNHSRHLVVFGLTEYGKVHNAMVQCMGVSDFGKVHRQSEATILTSSNWSRQGFINSGADANRIRVVPLGVNPQVCYPLGGEERQGLRRRLGIEDQFVFLNVSSQHPRKGIRPLLKAFAQVVQRHPQARLVLKGSTGLYGSETYVQLALDEVLTPQERDRVSANLAYIGQDLSFAEVVQLYQAADAYISPYLAEGFNLPVLEAIACGIPVICTAGGPTDDFTQSSFAIRVPAKQIWQEICSEQRLIFSPDIEALVAAMERVINDRDFRETANCLGPQFVQQNYTWSKTVDHLVNVLWSSMDHFSDVVPV
- a CDS encoding aspartate ammonia-lyase codes for the protein MTEYRIETDSMGDRQIPANAYYGIQTLRAIENFPISGHRPLPTYIEACVLIKKATATANRELDCIPADISEAIIEAADEVLAGQLRDQFVVDIYQAGAGTSHHMNVNEVLANRALELLGEEKGSYGKVSPNDHVNYGQSTNDVIPTAIRIGGLLALHRQFFPALDATIATLNRKAEEFQDVVKSGRTHMQDAVPVRLGEDVRAWAVILNDHLRRIRYASEDLHSLGLGGSASGTGLNTHPRYRFRCAELLGEYIGQPLKSAPHLMAAMQSLSPFVAVSGSLRNLAQDLVKISHDLRLMDSGPKTGLKEIQLPPVQPGSSIMPGKYNPVMAEMTSMVCFQVMGLDQAIALCAQAGQLELNVMMPLVAYDFIHSIEILGNTLDALNRRCLAGITANRDRCLGYAEGSLALVTALNPHIGYLNAAAIAKESLDTGKSLRELVLEKELMPEAKLAEVLDLEKMSQLPPDLHDIP
- a CDS encoding Uma2 family endonuclease, with amino-acid sequence MVQVQPRLFESFEDYLVYSESLEGFYELYNGQLVKMPPESGVNVQIANRLLLHFAGLVGIDRVRGQGLEIEVQGEPRNRYPDLTILREEHIEQLARRNTVRLSMNPPLLVVEVVSPGEVQRQRDYVAKRFQYQSCGIPEYWLVDPESETVLVLGLQEGSYQEIGTFFGDTPIQSLTMTDLDLTAGQVFLG
- a CDS encoding tetratricopeptide repeat protein, which produces MTLEDSRLTPYLEARWENYWLCYKEGKRCFDREHYTAALACFNRAILVRPHDYWALYHRANTLVELGEFEQAIDSFDKALDKRPRDYWSWYNRGIVLSEEMGEFERAIASFDKALRLRPHDYWAWFRRGDALRYLQEYRAALSCYEEALDNRPSDFWSWFRKGDCLRHLEEFEEAEIAYREALKSEPDDFDTRYKLAELYRLQGEYRSAIAQYDACLDLEPEDTYSWYNQACCAVLDDDLDGAMLSLAKAVELAPEVYVPLAMDDLELKPLWKRSDFHHLMQFVRRNVRGLEGMKEGRSRRL